A stretch of DNA from Candidatus Eisenbacteria bacterium:
CTCGATGAACGGCTTCGTGAAGAAGGCCGGAAGGCCGAGCGCGCCCTGGCAGACGGGGACGAGTATCGGCTTGCCTCCCGAGCGATGCGCCTCGAGGAACTCCCGGAGAAGCTCCGATGTCAGGAGCGGCTGGTCGACGAGCCCCACGGCGATGGAGCCGATCTGAGACCCGATCTCGCGCAATCCCGCCCGCAGGTAGGAGCCGACCCCCTCGTCGAAGAGCGGATTCCGCACGAGCCGGACCTTCGCCGGCAACGGCTCGATCTGGCCCGCGATCGCATCGGCCTTGTAGCCGAGCACGAGGATCACTTCGTCGAATCCCGCGTCGAGGTAGGCCTGCATCGTCCGGCCGACGACCGTCGTCTCCCCGAAGGGGAGGATATGCTTGGGAACCCTCAGGTGACGGCTCTCGGGGCGCCCCACAAGGAGGGCGCAGATCGGACCTTCAGTCTTGCTCATCATAGAACTCCTGCTCTCAACCGGTGAGTCCTGACACGCCGAGGGGCGGCAGGGTTGGACCTCCACGCGGAGCGAATGCTCAGTTTATGGCTCCGGCGGGGCCGGGGCAACGGTCGATTTTGGCGGGGCGAAGGGTACGGTCGGGGTCTATTGATCTACAGGAACGTCTGTCTCCGCCTGTACTCGCCCGGGAAGTAGGCCTCGAAGAGCTCGTCCATCTCGGAGATCGCGGCCCGCAGCATCGTCCTCTTCCGCTCGAGGGGGAGAAAGGCGCTCTTGAAGCCGTTGATCAGGATCTTCTTCAGCTCGACGATCGAGATGTCGAAGGTCTCGCACGCGAGCGCGATCTCCTTGGTCATGGTGGTCCTCGAGATCAGCCGGTTGTCGGTGTTGAGCGTGACGCGCAGCCCCTTGTCCATGTACTCCCGGAAGGGGTGTTTCTCGGGCGAGGAGATCGAGCCGGTGTGGAGATTGCTCGTGATGCACATCTCGAGGGCGATCCTGTGATCGTTGACATACTCGAGCAGATCGGGATCCTCG
This window harbors:
- a CDS encoding nucleotidyltransferase family protein, which gives rise to MMSKTEGPICALLVGRPESRHLRVPKHILPFGETTVVGRTMQAYLDAGFDEVILVLGYKADAIAGQIEPLPAKVRLVRNPLFDEGVGSYLRAGLREIGSQIGSIAVGLVDQPLLTSELLREFLEAHRSGGKPILVPVCQGALGLPAFFTKPFIEELSSLSEKEDLWDVIKRHGDEILDHPTGYTAVARSIEDMDDYHALLTMAGLPIPEISPPPAEEPQPAAEESESAAEEVESAAEAPPSATDPTSA
- a CDS encoding adenosine deaminase — its product is LELARFAVSYRKKGVVGFDLAGAEKDYPAKDHVKAFYEILNNNINVTVHAGEDFGAPSIHQAIHYCGAHRIGHGTSLREDPDLLEYVNDHRIALEMCITSNLHTGSISSPEKHPFREYMDKGLRVTLNTDNRLISRTTMTKEIALACETFDISIVELKKILINGFKSAFLPLERKRTMLRAAISEMDELFEAYFPGEYRRRQTFL